Sequence from the Pontibacter pudoricolor genome:
TTTGTAAAAGCAGGTGAGATGATTGGTTTAGGTGGTAGTACAGGTCGTAGTTCCGGCCCGCACCTGCATTATGAAGTACGCTACCAGGGGAATCCTATAGACCCGGAGCATATCTACGACTTCCCGGATTACCTGCTGAAAGGACAGAGCTTCCAGATTACTTCTGCACTGTTTAACTATTACAACAAGAGTAAAAAGACTTCTTCCAGCAACGGCCGCAGATCGTATTACCATACAGTGCGAAAAGGAGACACACTTTCAGGCATTGCTAAAAAGTACGGTGTATCTGCTTCACAAGTCGCTAAACTTAATGGTATGAGCACGCGTTCAACGTTGCGTATTGGAAAGAAATTACGCGTTAGGTAACTATAATAAAATGAAACTAGACATACTTATTTTTGCTGCACACCCCGATGATGCAGAACTTGGGTGTTCCGGAACTATAGTTGCGCATATTGCCGCCGGTAAAAAAGTAGGTATAGTTGATCTGACAAGAGGTGAGTTGGGAACGCGGGGCACCCCCGAAACCCGTGCCGCCGAAGCGAAAGCTGCTTCTGAAATTTTAGGCCTGTCGGTGCGGGATAACCTTGATTTAGCTGATGGTTTTTTTGTGAACGATAAAGCACACCAGCTAAAGGTTGTTGAAAAAATACGTCAGTACAGACCGGAACTGGTGATTATGAACGCTATTCATGACCGTCATCCGGATCATGGAAAAGGTTCACAGCTGGTATCTGAATCATGTTTCCTGGCTGGCCTTAAAATGATTGAAACCAACGGACCTGATGGGGAAAAGCAGGAAGCCTGGAGACCTAAAGTTGTGTATCATTACATACAAGACCGTTACATCAAGCCTGATGTTATAGTTGATATTACACCTTACTGGGAAAAGAAGCTGGAAAGTATCCGTGCCTTTAAATCCCAGTTTTACAACCCCGCAGATTCTTCTGAAAACACCTATATCTCTTCGCCTGAGTTTATGGAGTTTCTGGAAGCAAGAGCTAAAGAGTTTGGCCACGCAATAGGAGTAACGTATGGCGAAGGTTTTACAGTGGAGCGCCATATTGGCGTAAAGAATTTATTTGATTTGATTTAAAAGACACAAACTATAAAAAGAAAGGCCGCTGTTACATTTACAGCGGCCTTTCTTTTTATAGTTGACTTAGGATTAAGTTCTGTTCTTTCTCCAGTTAGAGGTTATAGTTGCAGTTGTAGCGGCTGCGTTATCTGAAATAGCGGGCTTTTGTTTCTGCATCAGCATGGCTGCCAAAGCTACAGCTATAGTTTCAGCTTCTTCCGTAGGCTTTGGTTTCAGATCATCAGGTGAGAAGTAACGCTCTATGAACTTTGTGTCGAAGTTGCCGCTCACGAAAGCCTCGTGGGTTAATACAAATTTTCCGAATGGCAGTGTCGTTTCGATACCGGTGATCTGGTACTCATCAATGGCACGCAGCATTTTTTCAATGGCTTCCTTACGGTCTTTTCCAAATGTTACCAGCTTCGCGATCATAGGGTCGTAGTAGATCGGAATATCCATGCCCTGTTCAAAGCCATCATCCACCCGCACACCTAAGCCCTGCGGACGCTTATAGGTTACCAGTCTTCCGATGTCTGGCAGGAAGTTGTTGGCTGGGTCTTCGGCGTAAACACGCAGTTCCAGCGCATGGCCATTTATAGTCAGATCTTCCTGACGGAAACCCAGGACCTTACCTTCTGCGATTTGTATCTGCTCGCGGACCAGGTCGAGGCCAGTAATTTG
This genomic interval carries:
- the bshB1 gene encoding bacillithiol biosynthesis deacetylase BshB1 produces the protein MKLDILIFAAHPDDAELGCSGTIVAHIAAGKKVGIVDLTRGELGTRGTPETRAAEAKAASEILGLSVRDNLDLADGFFVNDKAHQLKVVEKIRQYRPELVIMNAIHDRHPDHGKGSQLVSESCFLAGLKMIETNGPDGEKQEAWRPKVVYHYIQDRYIKPDVIVDITPYWEKKLESIRAFKSQFYNPADSSENTYISSPEFMEFLEARAKEFGHAIGVTYGEGFTVERHIGVKNLFDLI